The Micromonospora sp. Llam0 genome includes a window with the following:
- a CDS encoding heme oxygenase (biliverdin-producing): MSDTFSARLRAASWQDHQAAESQRYVSALVAGELPRQRYADLVAQHYFIYQVLEEAADAMRDDPLAGGFVDDRLTRLPALEADLAYLLGPDWAGRIAPNLATRRYVARMQEVCFTFAPAFIAHHYTRYLGDLSGGLFIGRQVAQTYELTEEGGVAFYHFAGIDDPRGYKNAYRARLDALPLDVTAEAALVGEVAVAYRHNSAVLAELGQEQEPKPVAPESMESAA, from the coding sequence ATGAGTGACACCTTCTCCGCCCGGCTACGGGCGGCAAGCTGGCAGGACCACCAGGCGGCCGAGTCCCAGCGGTACGTCTCCGCGCTGGTCGCCGGGGAGCTGCCCCGGCAGCGGTACGCCGACCTGGTCGCCCAGCACTATTTCATCTACCAGGTGCTGGAGGAGGCGGCCGACGCGATGCGCGACGATCCGCTGGCCGGCGGCTTCGTCGACGACCGGTTGACCCGGTTGCCGGCGTTGGAGGCCGACCTGGCGTACCTGCTCGGCCCGGACTGGGCCGGCCGAATCGCCCCGAACCTGGCGACTCGCCGCTACGTCGCTCGGATGCAGGAGGTCTGCTTCACCTTCGCGCCGGCGTTCATCGCCCACCACTACACCCGGTACCTCGGTGACCTGTCCGGCGGGTTGTTCATCGGCCGTCAGGTGGCGCAGACGTACGAGCTGACCGAGGAGGGCGGCGTGGCGTTCTACCACTTCGCCGGCATCGACGATCCGCGCGGATACAAGAACGCGTACCGGGCCCGGCTGGACGCCCTGCCGCTGGACGTCACCGCCGAGGCGGCTCTGGTCGGCGAGGTGGCGGTGGCCTACCGGCACAACTCCGCGGTCCTCGCCGAGCTGGGCCAGGAGCAGGAGCCGAAGCCGGTGGCACCGGAGTCGATGGAGTCGGCGGCGTGA
- a CDS encoding iron ABC transporter permease, translated as MTAPVLAVRRPLLLTGLAGTLLVVGVVAAGSGQVQIAPAEVVASVLHRLGLEIGALPTAPHGENALWIVRFPRVVLAAIVGAALGCAGAVMQGIFGNPLAEPGVIGVSSGAAVGAALAIVTGISALGGWTLAAAAFAGGLATTYLVYALSRADGRTEVVTLVLTGIAVNAVAGAAIGLLMFVTDAAGVQAIAFWNLGSLAQANWNAVAVALPCLAVGLAAALASAGKLDLLALGERSARHLGVDVERLRVRMIVVTALLGAAAVAFTGVISFIGLVVPHLVRMVAGPGHRVLLPASALGGAVVVIAADLAARTLVEYQELPLGVLTAVVGGPAFFWLLRRTRRRAGGWG; from the coding sequence GTGACCGCCCCGGTACTCGCCGTCCGCCGGCCGCTGCTGCTCACCGGCCTCGCCGGCACGCTGCTCGTCGTCGGCGTGGTCGCCGCCGGCTCCGGACAGGTGCAGATCGCCCCGGCCGAGGTGGTCGCCTCGGTGCTGCACCGGCTCGGCCTGGAGATCGGCGCGCTGCCGACCGCCCCGCACGGCGAGAACGCGCTGTGGATCGTCCGGTTCCCCCGGGTCGTCCTGGCCGCGATCGTCGGCGCGGCGCTCGGCTGCGCTGGCGCCGTCATGCAGGGCATCTTCGGCAACCCGCTGGCCGAACCCGGGGTCATCGGGGTCTCCTCCGGCGCGGCGGTCGGCGCCGCCCTGGCCATCGTCACCGGGATCTCCGCGCTGGGCGGCTGGACGCTGGCCGCCGCCGCGTTCGCCGGCGGGCTGGCCACCACCTACCTGGTGTACGCGCTGTCCCGCGCCGACGGACGTACCGAGGTGGTCACCCTGGTACTCACCGGCATCGCGGTCAACGCCGTAGCCGGTGCCGCGATCGGGCTGCTGATGTTCGTCACCGACGCGGCCGGGGTGCAGGCGATCGCCTTCTGGAACCTCGGCAGCCTGGCCCAGGCCAACTGGAACGCGGTGGCGGTCGCCCTGCCCTGCCTGGCCGTCGGGTTGGCCGCCGCACTCGCCTCGGCCGGCAAGCTGGATTTGCTCGCCCTCGGCGAACGCTCCGCACGTCACCTCGGGGTGGACGTGGAACGGCTGCGGGTACGCATGATCGTCGTCACCGCGCTGCTCGGCGCCGCCGCGGTGGCCTTCACCGGCGTGATCAGCTTCATCGGTCTGGTGGTACCGCACCTGGTCCGGATGGTCGCCGGACCCGGGCATCGGGTGCTGCTGCCGGCCAGCGCGCTCGGCGGGGCGGTGGTGGTGATCGCCGCCGACCTGGCCGCCCGGACCCTGGTCGAGTACCAGGAACTGCCGCTCGGGGTGCTCACCGCGGTGGTCGGTGGACCGGCCTTCTTCTGGCTGCTGCGCCGTACCCGGCGGCGGGCCGGAGGTTGGGGATGA
- a CDS encoding heme ABC transporter ATP-binding protein → MSPAPGRLLGRRPGRLLGRRTPVRVPATRPAGTALIEIDRLRVELGGRAVLDQVDLVVHTGEVVALVGPNGAGKSTLLAAIGGDVAAAAGVIRIDGAPQSDWTSTELALRRAVLTQRSVLSFPFTVAEVVRMGRAPWAGLPAEESDDPIVEECLAATDVAQFADRTFTALSGGEQARAALARVLAQRAAALLLDEPTAALDLHHQELVLRLARQRAAAGDAVVVVLHDLGLAGAYADRIALLSAGRLRAVGPPDQVLTGALLSEVYRHDIEVLPHPETGLPLVVPRRQHPTPAGARHGKERNPPDE, encoded by the coding sequence ATGAGCCCGGCACCGGGCCGGCTGCTCGGCCGGCGTCCGGGCCGGCTGCTCGGCCGGCGCACGCCCGTCCGGGTGCCGGCCACCCGGCCGGCCGGCACCGCGCTGATCGAGATCGACCGGCTACGGGTCGAACTTGGCGGGCGGGCGGTGCTCGACCAGGTCGACCTGGTGGTTCACACTGGCGAGGTGGTCGCCCTGGTCGGTCCCAACGGTGCCGGCAAGTCGACTCTGCTCGCTGCCATCGGCGGTGACGTCGCGGCGGCCGCCGGCGTGATCCGGATCGACGGCGCGCCGCAGTCCGACTGGACCTCGACCGAGCTGGCGCTACGCCGGGCGGTGCTGACCCAGCGCAGTGTGCTGTCCTTCCCGTTCACCGTCGCCGAGGTGGTCCGGATGGGCCGGGCGCCGTGGGCCGGGCTGCCCGCCGAGGAGTCCGACGACCCGATCGTCGAGGAGTGTCTGGCCGCCACCGACGTGGCGCAGTTCGCGGACCGTACCTTCACCGCGCTGTCCGGCGGCGAGCAGGCCCGCGCCGCGCTGGCCCGGGTGCTCGCCCAGCGGGCCGCCGCGCTGCTGCTCGACGAACCGACCGCCGCGCTCGACCTGCACCACCAGGAGCTGGTGCTGCGGCTCGCCCGGCAGCGGGCCGCCGCCGGTGACGCCGTCGTGGTGGTGCTGCACGACCTCGGCCTGGCCGGCGCGTACGCGGACCGGATCGCGTTGCTGTCGGCCGGCCGGCTGCGGGCCGTCGGACCACCCGACCAGGTCCTCACCGGTGCGCTGCTCAGCGAGGTGTACCGGCACGACATCGAGGTGTTGCCGCACCCCGAGACCGGACTTCCGCTGGTCGTTCCGCGACGGCAGCACCCGACACCGGCAGGGGCCCGACACGGCAAGGAAAGGAACCCCCCAGATGAGTGA
- a CDS encoding DUF2470 domain-containing protein has protein sequence MTDPFTAEVVAQVARHMNDDHAADSLLICRSLGGTPQATTARMTGLDADGIEFSATVAGVEVPVRVPFAYRLTERVQVRHEVVRMYQEACAQLGVTPRPAESG, from the coding sequence GTGACCGACCCATTCACCGCCGAGGTGGTCGCCCAGGTGGCCCGGCACATGAACGACGACCACGCCGCCGACTCGTTGCTGATCTGCCGGTCGCTGGGTGGCACCCCGCAGGCTACGACGGCCCGGATGACCGGACTGGACGCCGACGGCATCGAGTTCTCCGCCACCGTGGCCGGCGTCGAGGTGCCGGTCCGGGTGCCGTTCGCGTACCGACTCACCGAACGGGTCCAGGTCCGCCATGAAGTGGTCCGGATGTACCAGGAGGCCTGCGCCCAACTGGGCGTCACGCCCCGGCCGGCGGAGTCCGGGTAA